From the Deltaproteobacteria bacterium genome, one window contains:
- a CDS encoding RNA polymerase sigma factor produces the protein MGDGAEVLRDELRVAWQRYVDLIAPHRPALHGSCRRLAGNLWDAEDLVQDTIVRGFGQLGLFTREVRNTWAYLLRVATNLWIDELRRRDVHAAARLGDEIAMQTASTSQATEVREAGERLLQRLSPQERAALLLKEVFEMSLDEIADVLSTTRGAVKAALHNGRARLREAEGDAASQRPLPSPALADRFIALYDARDARGLAALMLATGTVENVGEAVQRGAESFIAAERNILAGLLRGHADEWPGGLDWASQRIELRELDGEPLGCIFIRFRGSDRLMAVMRFEENDGRVARLRIYGFCPETMREVAERLGTPVLTGIYRPPTPIGAGGSNEEDRHDPRQ, from the coding sequence ATGGGCGACGGAGCCGAGGTTCTTCGAGACGAGCTGCGGGTCGCGTGGCAGCGCTACGTGGATCTGATCGCGCCGCACCGGCCAGCGCTCCACGGCTCCTGCCGGCGGCTCGCGGGCAACCTGTGGGACGCCGAGGACTTGGTGCAGGACACGATCGTCCGGGGCTTCGGGCAGCTCGGGCTCTTCACTCGCGAAGTGCGGAATACGTGGGCCTATCTGCTGCGCGTGGCGACGAACCTCTGGATCGACGAGCTGCGACGCCGCGACGTGCACGCGGCCGCACGACTCGGTGATGAGATCGCAATGCAGACGGCGAGCACGAGCCAAGCGACGGAGGTGCGCGAGGCCGGCGAGCGACTGCTCCAGCGCCTCTCGCCGCAGGAGCGCGCGGCGCTGCTGTTGAAGGAGGTCTTCGAGATGAGCCTCGACGAGATCGCCGACGTGCTCTCGACAACCCGGGGAGCGGTCAAGGCAGCGCTCCACAACGGGCGCGCACGGCTGCGGGAGGCCGAAGGCGACGCCGCCTCGCAGCGCCCGTTGCCGTCGCCGGCTCTAGCTGACCGATTCATCGCCCTCTACGACGCGCGGGACGCGAGGGGCCTCGCCGCGCTGATGCTCGCGACCGGCACAGTCGAGAACGTTGGTGAGGCGGTGCAGCGAGGCGCAGAGTCCTTCATCGCCGCCGAGCGGAACATTCTGGCTGGTCTGCTGCGCGGTCACGCCGACGAATGGCCGGGCGGTCTCGACTGGGCCTCTCAACGCATCGAGCTCCGCGAACTCGACGGTGAGCCGCTCGGCTGCATCTTCATCCGCTTCCGCGGCAGCGACCGCCTGATGGCCGTGATGCGCTTCGAGGAGAACGACGGCCGGGTAGCGCGACTGCGGATCTATGGCTTCTGCCCCGAGACGATGCGCGAGGTGGCGGAGCGACTCGGAACGCCGGTCCTGACCGGCATCTATCGCCCTCCGACGCCGATCGGCGCGGGAGGATCGAACGAGGAGGACCGACATGACCCTCGTCAATGA
- a CDS encoding type II toxin-antitoxin system VapC family toxin, with product MIVLDTATWIWRASDPKRLTTSARRAIDQAEHALVSAISVWEVAMLVAKRRIQLDRPVEQWVDIALALPGIQLAPLEPAIAVRSTKLPGEFHPDPADRIIVATALENAVPIITPDDRIRSYPHVQSGW from the coding sequence GTGATCGTGCTCGACACGGCGACCTGGATCTGGCGCGCGAGCGACCCCAAGCGGCTCACAACGAGCGCGCGGCGCGCGATCGATCAGGCGGAGCACGCGCTCGTCTCGGCGATCAGCGTCTGGGAGGTCGCGATGCTGGTCGCGAAGCGACGCATCCAGCTCGACCGTCCCGTCGAGCAGTGGGTCGACATCGCGCTCGCCCTTCCCGGGATCCAGCTCGCTCCGCTCGAGCCCGCGATCGCGGTGCGGAGCACCAAGCTGCCTGGGGAGTTCCATCCCGACCCGGCGGACCGCATCATCGTCGCGACCGCTCTGGAGAACGCAGTCCCGATCATCACGCCCGACGACAGGATTCGCTCCTATCCGCACGTCCAGTCGGGTTGGTGA
- a CDS encoding SRPBCC domain-containing protein, which translates to MTLVNERSFEVPVPVERAWAAMTEPRGLNLWYFPVKPVGDDGSIRTEICGVERTSEVVGAERHRFFHTRTRLSGSEGFGVVPGTREMRVAFAPTTGGTRITITHSGWPDTPDGDCDRRATARGSGESMADLELYLRTGVPFPRHHHGVHCDLGLSLSEVPAGLEVRAVQERGA; encoded by the coding sequence ATGACCCTCGTCAATGAGCGCAGCTTCGAGGTTCCCGTCCCGGTCGAGCGTGCCTGGGCTGCGATGACCGAACCGAGAGGACTGAACCTCTGGTACTTCCCCGTGAAGCCGGTGGGCGACGACGGATCGATCCGAACCGAGATCTGCGGCGTCGAGCGCACGAGCGAGGTAGTGGGCGCCGAGCGCCACCGTTTCTTCCACACGCGCACGCGGCTCTCGGGAAGCGAGGGCTTCGGCGTCGTCCCTGGGACGCGAGAGATGCGCGTCGCGTTCGCGCCGACCACGGGGGGTACGCGCATCACGATCACGCACTCCGGCTGGCCGGACACGCCCGATGGAGACTGCGACCGTCGCGCGACGGCGCGCGGCAGCGGCGAGAGCATGGCCGACCTGGAACTCTACCTCCGCACCGGCGTCCCCTTCCCGAGACATCACCACGGCGTGCACTGCGATCTCGGCCTCTCACTGTCCGAGGTGCCGGCGGGCCTCGAAGTGCGCGCGGTTCAGGAGCGGGGCGCCTGA